One genomic window of Desulfuromonas sp. AOP6 includes the following:
- a CDS encoding response regulator yields the protein MIRAHILIVDDEQVIRNGLQKVLERDGQQVTVACSGVQALECLQRCSFDLVITDLKMPGMSGIEVLKAIRRLQPEVPVLIVTGYATAEMAAEVMVAGAFDFLSKPFTPGQILYQTQRAVDWRRRQFSDRAEGPSSSKEGFLSESRFSS from the coding sequence ATGATCCGGGCGCATATTCTGATTGTCGATGACGAACAGGTGATCCGAAACGGTCTGCAGAAGGTTCTTGAGCGGGACGGACAGCAGGTGACGGTGGCATGCAGTGGCGTGCAGGCTTTGGAGTGTCTTCAGAGGTGTTCCTTCGACCTTGTCATAACGGATCTGAAAATGCCTGGAATGAGTGGAATCGAGGTGCTCAAAGCGATTCGCCGCTTGCAACCCGAGGTGCCTGTGCTCATTGTCACCGGGTACGCCACGGCAGAGATGGCCGCAGAAGTTATGGTGGCCGGGGCTTTTGACTTTTTATCCAAGCCCTTCACCCCGGGGCAGATTCTCTATCAGACTCAAAGAGCCGTCGATTGGCGTCGTCGACAATTCTCGGATCGTGCCGAAGGACCCTCCTCTTCCAAAGAGGGTTTTTTGTCTGAGTCCCGGTTTTCATCGTGA
- a CDS encoding response regulator, with the protein MMERAILIADKDPAVRKQMAALCIESGYQVVATNSAARVLRDILKRNVQVVLLGSEFDELAAADLIPLFKMLNRDLPIILMSNEVSLAMERRIRRDGIFYHALKPLDSRDREEIRLALKCAFEELENRLAGGHARKLSVNPQ; encoded by the coding sequence ATGATGGAAAGAGCGATTCTCATAGCCGATAAAGATCCCGCCGTCAGAAAACAGATGGCCGCCCTTTGCATCGAGTCCGGCTATCAGGTGGTGGCGACCAACTCGGCGGCCCGTGTTTTGAGGGACATTCTGAAAAGAAACGTCCAGGTGGTGCTGCTGGGCAGTGAGTTTGACGAACTGGCCGCCGCCGATCTGATCCCGCTCTTTAAAATGCTCAACCGCGACCTTCCCATCATTCTCATGTCCAACGAGGTTTCCCTGGCCATGGAACGCCGGATCCGGCGGGATGGCATCTTTTATCACGCGCTTAAGCCCCTGGATTCCCGTGACCGCGAGGAAATCAGGCTGGCCTTGAAATGTGCTTTTGAGGAACTGGAAAACCGCCTCGCTGGCGGTCACGCCAGAAAGTTATCTGTCAACCCACAATAG
- a CDS encoding multiheme c-type cytochrome, with amino-acid sequence MLKWISRTGLMSVMVLSLMVSSGWAMENEDCLGCHAEADMVGADLVIEAEQFDHTAHAEIGCTSCHASVAEAHPDDGLVPTKASCNDCHGEVHEEYAASMHGDYAACTDCHNPHNVHDPTAVSGHDMNQQCDTCHLEADSIRSHAQWLPQAELHIGALACVACHTGSEEYVITWYIIKRESDPRYGDFELAPFRELQKLAGSDNIDRLLDTNEDGHISLAELKDFNSRIDLKNEGIRLKGMMMPEQVTHSFQILENRWDCSYCHASGPEAMQSSYVAFPRADNSYSRLPVEEGAVLDALNGTPDFYMVGATRNASLNLIGLAIIAGGLIMPIGHGTLRFLTRSKRQGKGH; translated from the coding sequence GTGTTGAAATGGATAAGTAGAACAGGACTGATGAGCGTGATGGTTCTAAGTCTGATGGTGTCATCGGGCTGGGCCATGGAGAATGAGGATTGTCTCGGCTGCCATGCCGAGGCGGATATGGTCGGAGCCGACCTGGTCATCGAGGCCGAGCAGTTTGACCATACCGCCCATGCGGAGATCGGTTGCACCAGTTGTCATGCCAGTGTGGCAGAAGCGCACCCCGATGACGGTCTGGTACCCACAAAGGCCAGCTGCAATGACTGCCACGGCGAGGTTCATGAAGAGTATGCCGCCAGCATGCACGGCGACTACGCCGCCTGCACGGACTGCCACAATCCCCATAACGTCCATGATCCGACCGCCGTTTCAGGCCATGACATGAACCAGCAGTGCGATACCTGCCACCTGGAAGCCGATTCCATCCGTAGTCATGCGCAGTGGCTGCCCCAGGCTGAGCTGCATATCGGGGCGCTTGCCTGCGTGGCTTGTCACACCGGCTCGGAAGAGTATGTCATCACCTGGTATATCATCAAGCGGGAGAGTGACCCCCGTTATGGTGACTTTGAGCTGGCACCTTTCCGTGAGCTGCAGAAGCTGGCCGGCAGCGACAATATCGACCGTCTGTTGGACACCAATGAGGACGGCCATATCTCCCTGGCCGAACTGAAAGACTTCAATTCACGGATCGACCTGAAAAACGAGGGAATCCGTCTTAAAGGCATGATGATGCCGGAGCAGGTGACCCACAGTTTTCAGATTCTGGAGAATCGTTGGGACTGTTCCTACTGCCATGCCTCAGGACCTGAGGCGATGCAGAGCAGTTACGTCGCTTTTCCCCGGGCCGACAACTCCTACAGTCGGCTGCCTGTAGAGGAAGGGGCCGTTCTCGATGCCCTTAACGGAACTCCGGATTTCTATATGGTGGGGGCTACGCGCAACGCCTCGTTGAACCTCATCGGACTGGCCATCATCGCCGGTGGTCTGATCATGCCCATCGGCCACGGGACGCTGCGATTCCTGACCCGAAGCAAACGCCAAGGAAAGGGGCACTAG
- a CDS encoding YeeE/YedE family protein, whose translation MTFHTFLIVGSSLLLGLAAGVVMHRADFCIAGMFRDVFLAGVHGMQRSLLLLIASSMVLLEAGRLAGLFPTMEVLYKTPALTNLLGGFFFGIGMVLAGGCVVGTLYKMGAGRFPSLLAFLGLLVGSVLYAEIHPAWMVVTDHLKLPLAGKTLPVHLGMTTTPMVLGLAVILAFPIGRWFRTRAMERPTVVSGYLQPWKAALLLALIGVSSCWLLGAPLGVTTSYAKMGSWMEQLFFPEHVAGLAYFQAETLMAVDRFGGRPLYGGGGPTLDGVVLLQFPLIAGIVLGSAASAMTLGEFHLSFKLPWRQAFSAVLGGVVMGLASRLAPGCNIWHLMGGGPLLVTQSLLFILGLFPGAWLGSRLFVKVVLR comes from the coding sequence TTGACGTTTCATACCTTTCTGATTGTCGGCTCCTCTCTGCTGCTGGGTTTGGCTGCTGGTGTGGTGATGCATCGTGCCGACTTCTGTATCGCCGGCATGTTCCGCGACGTTTTTCTAGCGGGTGTGCACGGCATGCAGCGCAGTCTGCTGCTACTGATCGCGTCCAGCATGGTGCTCCTCGAAGCCGGCCGTCTGGCCGGGCTTTTTCCGACCATGGAGGTCCTCTATAAAACCCCGGCCCTGACCAATCTGTTGGGCGGTTTTTTCTTCGGCATCGGCATGGTGCTGGCCGGTGGATGCGTCGTCGGTACGCTCTACAAGATGGGCGCCGGACGATTTCCGAGTCTGCTGGCGTTTTTGGGACTGCTTGTCGGCAGTGTTCTCTATGCCGAAATTCACCCGGCCTGGATGGTGGTGACCGATCATCTCAAGCTGCCCTTGGCGGGGAAAACTCTGCCGGTGCATCTGGGGATGACGACAACACCGATGGTCCTTGGGCTTGCCGTCATCCTGGCCTTTCCCATAGGGCGCTGGTTCCGAACGAGAGCCATGGAGAGACCTACGGTGGTTTCCGGGTACCTTCAGCCCTGGAAAGCCGCTCTGCTGCTGGCCCTCATTGGCGTGTCCTCCTGCTGGCTACTGGGAGCCCCTTTGGGCGTGACCACCTCCTATGCCAAGATGGGGAGCTGGATGGAACAGCTTTTTTTCCCGGAGCACGTGGCCGGCCTCGCCTATTTCCAGGCCGAGACGCTGATGGCCGTGGATCGTTTCGGTGGCCGCCCGCTCTATGGTGGTGGCGGTCCTACTCTTGATGGCGTGGTACTGTTGCAGTTTCCTCTTATCGCTGGTATCGTCCTGGGCTCTGCCGCCTCGGCCATGACTCTCGGCGAATTTCATCTCTCTTTCAAGCTCCCCTGGCGGCAGGCTTTCTCCGCTGTTCTGGGCGGAGTTGTCATGGGGCTTGCGTCCCGTCTGGCACCGGGATGCAACATCTGGCATCTTATGGGTGGCGGTCCCCTGCTGGTTACCCAGAGCCTGCTCTTCATCCTGGGGCTGTTCCCCGGCGCCTGGCTGGGCTCTCGGCTTTTCGTCAAGGTTGTCCTGCGCTGA
- a CDS encoding HAMP domain-containing protein, which translates to MRQSLSFKAIVPVALTVTGFVVVCSILLYSYNRQNMVADEIKQQNSLANTVVKATRYSMLKSDRESLAATIQYVGESKDLVHLRIFNKKGIITFSSDQSEINQMVKKEAEGCVQCHSDPVPLATLGMNERTRRYTNEAGQDVMAITVPIYNEPSCFAGECHVHSEQERVLGTLDIGISEEPLNATLATLGQGLVGFCLMILLLSVGGVAALLHRNVLQPIKNLLDFSEKTLKGELNHPLPDENAEVAFLGRSIHGLAARLHENESFEAAQSTSPEKPSVTPEA; encoded by the coding sequence ATGAGACAGAGCTTGTCGTTCAAAGCCATCGTCCCCGTTGCTCTCACCGTCACCGGTTTCGTCGTCGTGTGCAGTATCCTGCTGTACAGTTACAACCGGCAGAACATGGTGGCGGATGAGATCAAACAGCAGAACAGTCTGGCGAACACGGTGGTCAAGGCCACGCGCTACAGCATGTTGAAATCAGACCGGGAATCTCTCGCCGCGACCATCCAGTATGTGGGGGAAAGCAAGGACCTGGTGCATCTGCGCATCTTCAACAAGAAGGGGATCATCACCTTCTCTTCCGACCAGTCCGAAATCAATCAGATGGTGAAAAAAGAGGCGGAAGGTTGCGTTCAGTGCCACAGTGATCCAGTCCCTCTGGCCACCCTGGGCATGAACGAACGGACCCGGCGCTATACTAACGAGGCTGGTCAGGACGTCATGGCCATCACCGTCCCTATCTACAATGAACCCAGCTGCTTCGCTGGTGAGTGCCACGTCCATTCGGAACAGGAGAGGGTGCTGGGCACCTTGGATATCGGTATCTCGGAGGAGCCGCTGAATGCCACCCTCGCCACGCTCGGCCAGGGACTGGTGGGTTTCTGCCTGATGATCCTGCTCCTGTCCGTTGGCGGTGTCGCCGCTCTCTTGCATCGGAATGTCCTGCAGCCGATCAAAAACCTGCTCGATTTCAGTGAAAAAACACTGAAAGGTGAACTGAACCATCCCCTGCCCGACGAGAATGCCGAAGTCGCGTTTTTGGGCCGCTCTATTCATGGACTGGCAGCTCGACTGCACGAAAATGAATCATTCGAAGCGGCGCAAAGCACTTCGCCGGAGAAACCCTCAGTAACTCCGGAGGCCTGA
- a CDS encoding HAMP domain-containing sensor histidine kinase, whose amino-acid sequence MSLELSTKFTLGTSAVVLVAMSFFAFMTIKNVRNMSTDNAIEHVEHLSETLLSTTHYEMLVDNRARVYQMMEEVGAQEGISRIRLFNKDGVISYSTAKEEVGSTLDVDSEGCNGCHIDNKPPHSDVPTEGRARFFSEGSTNFLGVTKGIYNKPSCYTAACHVHPASATVLGTLDVIVPMDRMEAQAAASRNQIVLLTAFVLLLVSLSLAFLTHKLVNVPVNRLLYHTRRLADGELDSRITTVPSDEIGELALAFNDMAQNLQAAQQELKEWANTLEVKVEERTARIQSMQSKLVRSEKLATIGELVAGIAHEINNPLTGILMYASMIESDPRLDAGLKDDLAVVVRETQRCAEIVRGLLGFSRESIPHKRPESINTVMERTLALIERQADFQNIRIVREYGEGLPQVLIDPNQLEQVFMNILINASQAMEEKRDGSLSITTGVESEGRGVFIRVSDTGCGISEKNLARIFDPFYTTKENRGTGLGLSVSYGIVENHGGQIEVSSQEGKGTTFTITLPFSNPATAATAG is encoded by the coding sequence ATGTCATTGGAACTGAGCACCAAATTCACCTTGGGAACGAGCGCCGTGGTATTGGTCGCCATGAGCTTCTTTGCTTTCATGACGATCAAGAATGTACGGAACATGAGTACGGACAACGCCATCGAGCATGTCGAGCATCTGAGTGAGACCCTGCTCAGCACGACCCACTACGAGATGCTGGTGGATAATCGCGCCCGTGTTTACCAGATGATGGAAGAGGTCGGGGCCCAGGAGGGGATTTCCCGCATAAGGCTGTTCAACAAAGATGGGGTGATCAGCTATTCCACCGCCAAGGAAGAAGTCGGCAGCACCCTGGACGTCGATTCCGAAGGGTGCAACGGCTGTCATATCGACAACAAGCCGCCGCACTCCGATGTGCCGACGGAGGGGCGCGCCCGATTTTTTTCCGAGGGGAGCACCAATTTTCTGGGGGTGACCAAGGGCATTTACAATAAGCCGAGTTGTTACACCGCCGCCTGTCATGTCCATCCGGCCAGTGCCACGGTCCTCGGTACCCTGGATGTCATTGTTCCCATGGATCGGATGGAAGCTCAGGCTGCTGCCAGCCGCAATCAGATTGTTCTCCTTACGGCCTTTGTGCTGCTGCTGGTTTCCCTCAGCTTGGCTTTTCTGACCCATAAACTGGTGAACGTGCCGGTCAATCGGCTGCTTTATCATACGCGACGTCTGGCTGATGGCGAGCTGGACAGCCGCATCACCACCGTGCCATCCGATGAAATCGGCGAGTTGGCTCTGGCTTTTAACGACATGGCCCAGAATCTTCAGGCCGCGCAGCAGGAGCTTAAAGAGTGGGCCAACACGCTGGAGGTGAAGGTCGAAGAACGCACCGCCCGTATCCAGTCCATGCAGTCGAAACTCGTCCGTTCGGAGAAGCTGGCGACCATCGGCGAACTGGTCGCCGGGATCGCCCATGAAATCAACAATCCCCTCACCGGGATTCTCATGTATGCCTCCATGATCGAAAGCGATCCCCGCCTGGATGCCGGCCTGAAAGACGACCTCGCCGTGGTGGTGCGGGAGACGCAGCGCTGTGCGGAAATCGTGCGGGGGCTGCTTGGTTTTTCGCGGGAATCCATCCCGCACAAACGTCCGGAGTCCATCAACACCGTCATGGAGAGAACGCTGGCCTTGATCGAAAGGCAGGCGGATTTCCAGAATATCCGTATTGTGCGCGAATATGGTGAGGGACTGCCCCAGGTGCTGATTGATCCGAATCAGCTGGAACAGGTGTTCATGAATATCCTCATCAACGCCAGTCAGGCCATGGAAGAAAAAAGGGATGGCAGTCTGAGTATCACGACGGGGGTGGAGAGCGAAGGGCGGGGAGTCTTTATTCGTGTTTCCGATACGGGGTGCGGTATTTCAGAAAAGAATCTGGCCCGCATCTTTGATCCCTTCTATACGACCAAGGAGAATCGCGGCACGGGGTTGGGCCTGTCCGTTTCTTACGGAATCGTGGAAAATCATGGCGGCCAGATTGAGGTTTCCAGCCAGGAGGGGAAGGGGACGACCTTCACCATTACGTTGCCCTTCAGCAACCCCGCCACGGCAGCAACCGCCGGCTGA
- a CDS encoding sigma-54 dependent transcriptional regulator produces the protein MRKGDANILVVDDESVIREGVRRILLQEGYQVETSSSGNLALERMQSADFDLVITDLKMPGMSGMEVLKAIRILQPDVPVVIITGYSTVETAVEAMKFGAFDYLAKPFTPEQILHLAESALKHRITQIEKAVRGDSPGKHPGFDLFVGESRQMERVYRRILQVAPTDSTVLITGESGTGKELLARAIHNHSSRKDQPFLAVDCTSLAESLLESELFGHMKGSFTGAVQSKVGLFKVADGGTLFLDEVSNISLTTQAKLLRVLQEREITPVGGNKPVPINIRLIAATNRNLREMCAKGEFREDLFFRLNIIPVDLPPLRERQSDIPLLTRFFLEKFARELGKEIRGLSPAAMEHLNQHAFPGNVRELENILERAVVLAEGSVIEIDNLELSGQTKEDGAPFCQFIPKTAEELKETKQKIREMAVMPVEKAFVLDALERNNWNVTRAAEEVGMLRPNFQALLKKQGISIRDRLPG, from the coding sequence ATGAGAAAAGGCGATGCCAACATCCTGGTTGTGGATGATGAGAGTGTTATCCGTGAAGGGGTGCGGCGAATTCTGCTGCAGGAGGGCTACCAGGTCGAAACCTCATCCAGCGGCAACCTGGCCCTCGAGCGCATGCAGTCCGCCGATTTCGACCTGGTCATTACCGACCTGAAAATGCCGGGGATGAGCGGTATGGAAGTGCTCAAGGCCATCCGCATTCTGCAGCCGGACGTACCCGTTGTCATCATCACGGGATACTCCACGGTGGAAACCGCCGTGGAGGCCATGAAATTCGGCGCCTTCGATTACCTGGCCAAACCCTTCACCCCTGAGCAGATTCTCCATTTAGCCGAATCCGCCCTCAAACACCGCATCACGCAGATAGAAAAGGCGGTCCGGGGAGACTCTCCCGGCAAGCACCCCGGCTTCGACCTCTTCGTCGGGGAAAGCCGGCAGATGGAACGCGTCTACCGCCGGATCCTGCAGGTCGCCCCAACGGACAGCACCGTGCTCATCACCGGGGAAAGCGGCACGGGCAAGGAACTTCTGGCCCGCGCCATCCACAACCACAGCTCCCGCAAGGATCAGCCTTTTCTCGCCGTCGACTGTACATCCCTGGCGGAGAGCCTGCTGGAAAGCGAGCTTTTTGGGCACATGAAAGGCTCTTTTACCGGCGCCGTACAGAGCAAGGTGGGGCTTTTCAAGGTGGCCGACGGCGGCACCCTCTTTCTGGACGAAGTCTCCAATATCAGCCTCACCACGCAGGCCAAACTGCTCCGGGTGCTGCAGGAAAGGGAAATCACTCCCGTCGGCGGCAACAAACCGGTTCCCATCAATATCCGGCTCATCGCCGCCACCAACCGTAACCTGCGGGAGATGTGTGCCAAGGGGGAGTTTCGCGAGGACCTCTTCTTCCGCCTCAACATCATCCCCGTCGACCTCCCCCCTTTGCGGGAACGGCAGAGCGACATTCCCCTGTTGACCCGATTTTTTCTGGAAAAGTTCGCCCGCGAACTGGGCAAGGAGATCCGTGGACTTTCACCGGCTGCCATGGAACACCTGAACCAGCACGCCTTTCCCGGTAACGTCCGCGAACTGGAAAACATCCTGGAGCGCGCTGTCGTCCTGGCGGAAGGATCCGTCATCGAAATCGACAACCTGGAGCTCTCCGGCCAGACGAAGGAGGACGGCGCCCCTTTCTGTCAGTTCATTCCCAAAACGGCGGAAGAGCTGAAAGAGACCAAACAGAAGATACGAGAGATGGCCGTCATGCCGGTGGAAAAGGCTTTCGTGCTGGACGCGCTGGAAAGGAACAACTGGAATGTCACCCGGGCGGCGGAAGAGGTCGGCATGCTGCGCCCGAACTTTCAGGCCTTGCTGAAGAAGCAGGGCATATCCATTCGGGACAGGCTTCCTGGCTGA
- a CDS encoding cytochrome b/b6 domain-containing protein: protein MKAKMIYLQPTPVRIWHWLNALGIITLIATGIQIRFPEYVNLFGSYRAAIRLHNTAGVVVAISFGLWLFYYLVVAGTLKKLYLPGKDDLQRGLVRQGVFYFFNYFRGKPNPHHTTPDNKFNPMQKSAYLVIMMILVPLVIVSGLLLMNIAPLRELVLIFGGLKFLVGLHFLLACALCAFLFTHVYLATLGHTVMAHIVPMWTGWEKVEEHEEKVEEENHEEARETTQVRAA from the coding sequence ATGAAAGCAAAAATGATCTATCTGCAGCCGACACCTGTCCGCATCTGGCACTGGCTCAACGCCCTGGGTATTATCACCCTGATCGCGACAGGTATCCAGATCCGTTTTCCCGAGTACGTGAACCTTTTCGGCAGCTATCGGGCCGCCATCCGACTGCACAATACGGCCGGGGTTGTCGTGGCGATCTCTTTCGGCCTGTGGCTTTTCTATTACCTGGTGGTCGCCGGCACGCTGAAGAAATTGTATCTGCCGGGCAAGGACGATCTGCAGCGCGGTCTCGTGCGGCAAGGGGTGTTCTACTTCTTCAATTACTTCCGGGGAAAACCGAACCCACACCACACCACCCCGGACAACAAGTTCAATCCCATGCAGAAGTCGGCCTACCTGGTCATCATGATGATCCTGGTCCCCCTGGTCATCGTCTCCGGTCTGCTGCTGATGAATATCGCCCCTTTGCGCGAGCTGGTCCTTATCTTTGGCGGTTTGAAGTTTCTGGTAGGACTGCACTTTCTGCTGGCCTGCGCTCTATGCGCCTTTCTCTTCACCCATGTTTATCTGGCTACCCTGGGTCATACCGTGATGGCACATATTGTCCCTATGTGGACAGGATGGGAGAAAGTCGAGGAGCATGAGGAAAAAGTGGAGGAAGAAAACCATGAGGAGGCGCGGGAAACAACGCAGGTAAGAGCTGCCTGA
- the phoU gene encoding phosphate signaling complex protein PhoU — protein MTIHLQKELDTLKKMLLGLSAVVEESVHQAVESLEKCDLELAEKVIAGDTEIDNLEVEIEEECLKALALYQPVAVDLRFIVAVLKINNDLERIGDLATNIAERTVALASICRLEPPFDYLSMAAKTQRMLKMSLDSLVGLDVALAKEVQSLDDEVDRMHAENFTFIKAEMRRNPDSIDHITQYLTVSRHLERIADLATNIAEEVYYLIEGEIVRHTSDWGPKS, from the coding sequence ATGACCATACATCTGCAGAAGGAACTGGATACGCTGAAAAAGATGCTGCTGGGGCTCAGCGCCGTGGTGGAGGAGAGCGTCCACCAGGCCGTGGAATCCTTGGAGAAATGTGACCTGGAGCTGGCCGAGAAGGTCATCGCCGGTGACACCGAGATCGACAATCTCGAAGTGGAGATCGAGGAGGAGTGCCTCAAGGCGCTGGCTCTCTATCAGCCCGTGGCCGTGGATCTGCGCTTCATCGTCGCCGTGCTCAAGATCAACAACGATCTGGAGCGCATCGGCGACCTGGCCACCAATATCGCCGAACGCACCGTGGCGCTGGCCTCCATCTGCCGGCTGGAGCCCCCCTTCGACTACCTCTCCATGGCAGCCAAGACCCAGCGGATGCTGAAGATGAGCCTCGACTCCCTGGTCGGTCTCGATGTCGCTCTGGCCAAAGAGGTGCAGAGCCTCGATGACGAGGTCGACCGCATGCACGCCGAGAACTTTACCTTCATCAAGGCCGAGATGCGCCGCAATCCTGACAGTATCGACCACATCACCCAGTATCTCACCGTCTCCCGCCATCTGGAACGCATCGCCGACCTCGCCACCAATATCGCTGAGGAGGTCTATTACCTCATCGAAGGGGAGATTGTCCGCCACACCAGTGACTGGGGGCCGAAGTCCTAG
- the wrbA gene encoding NAD(P)H:quinone oxidoreductase, whose translation MKNIQVQVVFYSMYGHVYQMAEAIAAGVNEIEGAEALLLQVPELMNEEALKAAGAAKTRQAFGHIPVARPEQLADADAIIFGTPTRFGNMCGQMRNFLDQTGKLWLEGKLIGKVGSVFTSTATQHGGQETTITSFHTTLLHHGMIIVGVPYSEQGLLNMTEISGGTPYGASTLAAGDGSRQPSENELGLARAQGRRVAEITLKLSR comes from the coding sequence ATGAAAAACATCCAGGTTCAGGTGGTCTTTTACAGCATGTACGGTCATGTCTACCAGATGGCCGAAGCCATCGCGGCAGGTGTGAATGAAATCGAAGGGGCCGAAGCCCTGCTGCTGCAGGTTCCAGAACTCATGAACGAAGAAGCCCTGAAAGCCGCCGGGGCGGCCAAGACCCGCCAGGCCTTTGGCCACATTCCCGTGGCACGCCCGGAGCAGCTGGCCGACGCGGACGCCATCATCTTCGGTACCCCCACCCGTTTTGGCAACATGTGCGGTCAGATGCGCAATTTTCTCGACCAAACGGGCAAGCTCTGGCTGGAGGGAAAGCTCATCGGCAAGGTGGGCAGCGTCTTCACGTCGACGGCGACTCAGCACGGCGGCCAGGAAACGACCATCACCAGTTTCCACACCACCCTGCTGCACCACGGCATGATTATTGTCGGGGTACCCTATTCGGAGCAAGGGCTGCTCAACATGACGGAGATCTCCGGCGGCACCCCTTACGGCGCCAGCACCCTGGCTGCCGGGGATGGCTCGCGCCAGCCCAGTGAAAACGAGTTGGGCCTGGCCCGCGCCCAGGGACGCCGGGTGGCGGAAATCACCTTGAAACTAAGCCGGTGA
- a CDS encoding sulfurtransferase TusA family protein: MEILKLDIRNQICPSTLLVALKEINIHQAALRQGTLVLEVLSDNRDSTTRIAEAAENMGYGVTVDKEGAHYRLSITEKE, translated from the coding sequence ATGGAAATCCTGAAGCTCGATATTCGCAACCAGATCTGCCCCTCCACTCTGCTGGTCGCGTTGAAAGAGATCAACATCCATCAGGCGGCGCTGCGACAGGGAACACTGGTACTGGAGGTGCTGTCCGATAATCGGGATTCAACAACGCGCATTGCCGAAGCGGCGGAGAATATGGGTTATGGCGTCACGGTGGACAAAGAAGGGGCCCATTATCGACTGAGCATCACCGAAAAAGAATAA
- a CDS encoding menaquinol oxidoreductase — MKTPSPENGFLTPEQRRAQIEKSIGVLQRRARTGLWAILSFVLVSVLFASAQSFDLYDLFSLETRKLLGAPPPANLISLALAVYSFSALTILLARMAKGTGVYKGWPHLGYLGAFYLFYWAGNALKGNFWAVFIAGLTILGLEHYRTWSETQHALAKEKELLYQFVRSASNPS; from the coding sequence GTGAAGACCCCTTCGCCGGAAAATGGTTTCCTGACGCCGGAGCAGCGGCGCGCCCAGATCGAAAAGAGCATCGGTGTTCTTCAGCGCCGGGCCCGGACCGGGCTCTGGGCCATCCTCTCTTTTGTGCTGGTGAGCGTCCTTTTTGCCAGTGCGCAGTCCTTTGATCTGTACGACCTTTTCTCTCTGGAAACGAGAAAACTGCTGGGAGCGCCGCCACCGGCCAATCTGATCAGTCTTGCCCTGGCGGTGTACAGCTTTTCCGCCCTGACGATTCTGCTGGCGCGCATGGCCAAAGGGACGGGGGTCTACAAAGGGTGGCCGCATCTGGGCTATCTGGGAGCTTTTTATCTGTTCTACTGGGCCGGCAATGCACTGAAGGGCAATTTCTGGGCGGTTTTCATCGCCGGCCTCACTATCCTCGGACTTGAACACTATCGAACCTGGTCTGAAACCCAGCACGCTCTTGCCAAAGAGAAAGAGCTGCTTTATCAATTCGTGCGCTCGGCTTCGAATCCATCCTGA
- the pstB gene encoding phosphate ABC transporter ATP-binding protein PstB, protein MPKSTLVTIDDPVIEVKNLNFYYGSAEALHDISLAFPRRQVTALIGPSGCGKSTFLRCLNRMNDLVDGTRVVGSMTLNGVEINSSAMDVIELRRRVGMVFQKSNPFPKSIYENVVYGLRIAGVKSKASLDETVEKSLRGAGLWDEVKDRLHQSALGLSGGQMQRLCIARAIAVNPEVILMDEPCSALDPKSTARVEELIGELRENYTIIIVTHNMQQAARVSDYTAFLYEGILVEYGKTNGIFMKPKNKQTEDYITGRFG, encoded by the coding sequence ATGCCAAAAAGCACACTCGTTACCATCGACGATCCCGTCATCGAGGTCAAAAACCTCAATTTCTACTATGGCTCTGCCGAGGCGCTGCACGATATCAGTCTCGCCTTCCCACGACGCCAGGTTACGGCTCTCATCGGCCCTTCAGGCTGTGGCAAATCCACCTTTCTGCGCTGCCTCAACCGCATGAACGATCTGGTGGACGGCACTCGGGTGGTGGGGAGCATGACGCTCAACGGGGTGGAGATCAATTCTTCGGCCATGGATGTCATCGAACTGCGTCGCCGCGTCGGCATGGTCTTCCAGAAATCCAACCCCTTCCCCAAATCGATCTATGAAAACGTCGTTTACGGGCTGCGCATCGCCGGCGTGAAGAGCAAGGCCAGCCTTGACGAGACGGTGGAGAAGAGTCTCCGAGGCGCCGGCCTGTGGGATGAGGTCAAAGACCGCCTGCACCAGTCGGCTCTCGGCCTGTCCGGCGGCCAGATGCAGCGCCTGTGCATCGCCCGCGCCATCGCCGTCAATCCCGAGGTCATCCTCATGGACGAACCCTGCAGCGCCCTTGACCCCAAATCGACGGCCCGGGTGGAAGAGCTCATTGGCGAACTGCGCGAGAACTACACCATCATCATTGTCACCCACAACATGCAGCAGGCGGCCCGGGTTTCCGACTATACGGCTTTTCTGTACGAAGGCATTCTGGTCGAATACGGCAAAACCAACGGCATTTTCATGAAGCCTAAAAATAAACAGACGGAAGACTATATTACCGGCCGCTTCGGTTAA